A portion of the Cellulophaga algicola DSM 14237 genome contains these proteins:
- a CDS encoding DUF3810 domain-containing protein, with translation MNNKFKNVIALSLPLQFLLVQWLSNYPEYIENYFSTGIYPYSSKFFRFIIGWIPFSVGDVLYAFLILYALRYLIVKRTYICSHKLLFLRNIAVVLAVAYFTFNISWGLNYHREPISKKLALEEKTSKKELISFVEQLIIKTNQTQMTITGDTTKMVKIPYSNTEIFQKTIEGYKSLEKIHPILAYHQKSIKESLFSYPLSYMGYGGYLNPFTNEAQVNALIPAFRFPVITGHEIGHQLGYSAENETNLIGYLVTLNNDDIQFKYSAYAYALSYCLSNIKENDNALFKRLIAKVNAGVLQNYQELNTFWLQYENVTEPLFKAVFNSFLKANKQDDGIKSYSKVVFLLVSYHQKYPL, from the coding sequence ATGAATAATAAATTTAAAAATGTAATTGCATTAAGCCTACCGTTGCAGTTTCTTCTAGTTCAATGGCTAAGTAACTATCCTGAATATATTGAAAACTATTTCAGTACAGGAATCTACCCCTATTCTTCTAAATTTTTTCGCTTTATTATAGGATGGATTCCTTTTTCTGTAGGCGATGTGTTGTATGCCTTCTTAATTTTATATGCCCTTAGGTATCTAATTGTTAAAAGAACATATATTTGTTCTCACAAACTACTTTTCTTAAGAAATATTGCGGTGGTTCTTGCTGTTGCTTATTTCACCTTTAATATTTCTTGGGGGCTCAACTACCACCGTGAACCCATTTCAAAAAAACTAGCATTAGAAGAAAAGACTTCAAAAAAAGAACTTATTTCTTTTGTAGAACAATTAATTATAAAAACGAACCAAACCCAAATGACTATTACGGGAGACACCACTAAAATGGTAAAAATCCCCTATTCCAATACAGAAATTTTCCAAAAAACAATTGAAGGATACAAAAGCTTAGAAAAAATTCATCCGATACTAGCTTACCATCAAAAAAGTATAAAGGAATCTTTATTTAGTTACCCTTTAAGTTACATGGGTTATGGTGGGTATCTAAATCCGTTTACCAATGAAGCCCAAGTAAACGCGCTTATTCCAGCATTCCGTTTTCCGGTTATTACTGGTCATGAAATAGGACATCAATTAGGATATTCTGCAGAAAATGAAACCAATTTAATCGGCTATTTAGTAACCTTAAATAATGACGATATACAATTTAAATATTCAGCATATGCGTATGCATTGAGTTACTGTTTAAGCAATATTAAAGAGAATGATAATGCACTTTTTAAAAGATTAATAGCTAAAGTAAACGCTGGTGTTTTACAGAATTATCAGGAATTAAACACCTTTTGGTTGCAGTATGAAAACGTAACAGAACCCCTATTTAAAGCGGTTTTTAATTCTTTTCTAAAAGCGAATAAACAAGACGATGGCATTAAAAGCTATAGTAAAGTAGTTTTCTTGCTCGTAAGTTATCATCAAAAATATCCGTTGTAA
- a CDS encoding aminoacyl-histidine dipeptidase: protein MSKEIRQLEPKAVWNKFADLNAVPRPSKKEERVIEFMLDFGKSLGFETFKDDVGNVIIRKPATKGFEKRKMVTLQSHLDMVHQKNNDTVFDFDTQGIEMFIAGDWVKAKGTTLGADNGMGVATIMALLESTAIAHPALEALFTIDEETGMTGAMGLKGGVLKGDILLNLDTEEDDEIDIGCAGGIDVTAKRNYKERSKPMGAVAFEIKVKGLTGGHSGMDIHKGLGNANKLMNRILYLGSEKYKLSISEINGGSLRNAIPRESVAIVCLKKANVEDFQKDFELWANAIKAEKLGTEPNMVISLSEAEKPKSVMNFKTQASLLKSLYTAHNGVYTMSAAIDGLVETSNNVARVKVGAGKIHIGCLTRSSVDSSKIDLSNALIAAFELAGCKVSLSGDYPGWNPNPDSAILEVLKAQYKTVFKEEPKVVACHAGLECGILGQNYPDLDMISYGPTIKGAHSPDERVSISSVQKFWKFTLDILENIPE, encoded by the coding sequence ATGAGTAAAGAGATAAGACAACTAGAGCCTAAAGCTGTTTGGAATAAGTTTGCAGATTTGAATGCGGTACCAAGACCTTCAAAAAAAGAAGAACGTGTTATTGAATTCATGTTAGATTTCGGAAAAAGTTTAGGGTTTGAAACTTTTAAGGATGACGTAGGGAATGTAATTATTAGAAAACCAGCAACTAAAGGTTTTGAAAAGCGTAAGATGGTAACGCTTCAATCTCATTTAGATATGGTACATCAAAAAAATAACGATACCGTTTTTGACTTTGATACACAAGGTATTGAAATGTTTATTGCAGGTGATTGGGTAAAAGCAAAAGGGACAACTCTTGGTGCGGATAATGGTATGGGAGTTGCTACAATCATGGCACTTCTAGAAAGTACAGCTATTGCTCACCCAGCTTTAGAGGCATTGTTTACCATAGATGAAGAAACTGGAATGACAGGTGCCATGGGGTTAAAAGGAGGTGTTCTAAAAGGAGATATCTTACTTAATTTAGATACGGAAGAAGATGATGAAATAGATATAGGATGTGCGGGTGGTATTGATGTTACTGCCAAACGAAACTATAAAGAACGATCTAAACCAATGGGCGCTGTTGCTTTTGAAATTAAAGTAAAAGGGCTTACTGGCGGACATAGTGGAATGGATATTCATAAAGGTTTGGGTAATGCCAATAAATTAATGAACCGTATCTTGTATTTAGGATCAGAAAAATATAAGCTTAGCATATCAGAAATAAATGGAGGAAGTCTCCGTAATGCAATACCAAGAGAAAGTGTTGCAATAGTTTGTTTGAAAAAAGCGAATGTTGAAGATTTTCAAAAAGATTTTGAATTATGGGCGAATGCAATCAAGGCTGAAAAATTAGGTACAGAACCTAATATGGTAATTAGCTTATCTGAAGCTGAAAAACCGAAGTCGGTTATGAATTTTAAAACGCAAGCATCATTATTAAAGTCTTTATACACGGCACACAATGGCGTGTATACGATGAGTGCTGCTATTGATGGTCTAGTAGAAACTTCTAATAATGTTGCACGTGTAAAAGTAGGAGCCGGAAAAATACATATTGGTTGTTTGACACGTTCTTCTGTAGATTCTTCAAAAATAGATCTATCGAATGCTTTAATAGCAGCTTTTGAACTGGCGGGTTGTAAAGTAAGCTTAAGTGGCGATTATCCGGGATGGAATCCTAATCCTGATTCTGCTATTTTAGAGGTGCTAAAGGCACAATATAAGACGGTTTTTAAAGAAGAACCAAAAGTTGTAGCGTGTCATGCAGGTTTAGAATGTGGAATTCTAGGGCAGAATTATCCAGACCTTGATATGATTAGTTATGGTCCAACCATTAAAGGGGCACATTCTCCAGACGAACGGGTAAGTATCTCATCTGTACAGAAGTTTTGGAAGTTTACTTTAGATATTCTTGAAAATATTCCAGAGTAA
- a CDS encoding M48 family metallopeptidase — protein MKTSILMAVFALGTISLQAQFGKILKKGNVDAGKKMVAAASLSDEDMAKLSLESVVWMDENNPVGEAGDPYADRLANLVKGFESEDGLDLNYKVYLVVDINAFATPDGSVRVMAGLMDLMTDDEILSVIGHEIGHVKLGHSKERYKSAYKISAAKDLAVANTSSGKVLADGEIGGFVENVLNAQFSQTNESESDKYGFEFLVRHDLNYHAMEGAFQKLASLSDNGGKGSLTSSHPGSAKRSERAKEWAEKEDAKN, from the coding sequence ATGAAAACAAGTATTTTGATGGCTGTTTTTGCTTTAGGAACAATTAGTTTACAGGCACAATTCGGTAAAATATTAAAAAAAGGAAATGTTGACGCAGGAAAAAAAATGGTAGCTGCTGCATCTCTATCTGATGAGGATATGGCAAAGTTGTCATTAGAATCTGTTGTTTGGATGGATGAAAATAATCCTGTAGGGGAAGCAGGCGATCCGTATGCAGATCGTTTGGCAAACTTGGTAAAGGGTTTTGAAAGCGAAGATGGCCTAGATTTAAACTATAAAGTATATTTAGTAGTAGACATTAATGCTTTTGCTACGCCTGATGGTAGTGTACGTGTTATGGCTGGATTAATGGATTTAATGACAGATGATGAAATCTTAAGCGTTATTGGTCATGAAATAGGGCATGTAAAATTAGGACACTCAAAAGAACGTTATAAATCTGCTTACAAAATTTCTGCAGCTAAAGATTTAGCGGTTGCCAATACAAGTTCTGGTAAAGTTTTAGCCGATGGAGAAATTGGTGGTTTCGTAGAAAATGTATTAAATGCACAATTTTCACAGACGAATGAATCAGAATCTGATAAATACGGATTTGAGTTTTTAGTACGTCATGATTTAAATTACCATGCTATGGAAGGTGCTTTTCAGAAACTAGCTTCGTTAAGTGATAATGGAGGTAAAGGTTCTTTAACTTCTTCTCATCCAGGTTCTGCAAAACGATCTGAGAGAGCTAAAGAATGGGCTGAAAAAGAAGATGCTAAGAATTAA
- a CDS encoding glycoside hydrolase family 5 protein, whose protein sequence is MMMRIPLFKTVFLSLFFIVSCSSDAEPEIIDPVDTEETSDATDEEPATPEPENTPEPETDTATATNVVEAYGQLSVSGNKIVDKNNNPIQLRGMSLFWSQWMGQYYTTGTVDWLQTDWNATVVRAAMGVEDADGYISNPATEKAKVFAVIDAAINAGIYVIVDWHSHHAEDHIPEAKAFFAEVAQKYGDQPNIIYETYNEPLDVSWTGVLKPYHETIIAEIRKYDPDNLVICGTRTWSQRVDEVVGNKINDANVAYTLHYYASTHKEELREIAQIALNNDIAIFVTEYGVTEASGNGYIDEASTNTWWSYLDENKISWCNWSIADKNESAAALTPGASGSGNWAESELTVSGKLVRSEMLEKNPTY, encoded by the coding sequence ATGATGATGAGAATTCCCCTTTTCAAAACAGTATTTTTAAGCCTATTTTTTATAGTCTCCTGTAGCAGCGATGCAGAGCCTGAAATTATTGACCCTGTAGACACCGAAGAAACTTCAGATGCTACGGATGAAGAACCCGCTACTCCCGAACCAGAAAACACCCCTGAACCTGAAACTGATACAGCAACAGCTACCAATGTTGTGGAAGCTTATGGACAGCTGAGTGTTTCAGGAAACAAAATTGTAGATAAGAACAACAATCCTATTCAACTACGAGGTATGTCTTTATTTTGGAGCCAATGGATGGGACAATACTACACCACAGGAACGGTGGACTGGCTGCAAACAGATTGGAATGCTACCGTAGTTAGAGCTGCTATGGGTGTTGAGGATGCAGATGGCTACATCAGCAACCCTGCTACTGAAAAAGCCAAAGTATTTGCTGTAATAGATGCTGCTATAAATGCTGGTATCTATGTAATTGTAGATTGGCATAGCCACCATGCAGAAGATCATATCCCTGAGGCTAAAGCTTTCTTTGCAGAAGTTGCTCAGAAATACGGAGACCAACCAAATATTATCTATGAAACGTATAATGAGCCTTTAGATGTTTCATGGACTGGAGTTTTAAAACCGTACCACGAAACGATCATCGCAGAGATACGAAAGTATGATCCAGACAATCTTGTTATTTGTGGTACTAGAACTTGGTCTCAACGTGTAGATGAAGTGGTAGGTAATAAGATTAATGACGCAAATGTAGCGTACACCTTACATTACTATGCTTCTACCCATAAAGAAGAATTAAGAGAGATAGCGCAAATAGCTTTAAACAATGATATCGCCATTTTTGTTACGGAGTATGGTGTTACAGAAGCTTCTGGAAATGGGTATATTGATGAAGCGTCTACCAATACGTGGTGGAGCTATTTAGACGAAAATAAAATTTCTTGGTGTAATTGGTCTATTGCAGATAAAAATGAGAGTGCCGCTGCATTAACACCAGGAGCTAGTGGCTCAGGAAATTGGGCTGAAAGTGAGCTTACTGTTTCTGGAAAGTTAGTCCGTTCAGAAATGTTAGAAAAAAATCCTACCTACTAA
- a CDS encoding peptidylprolyl isomerase: MKNILSLFLIATVLVSSCKSSKTADLGDGIFADIETTQGDIIVKLEFDKTPVTVANFVSLAEGKNPFVTDSLKGKNYYDGLTFHRVMKDFMIQGGDPTASGMGNPGYRFIDEFADSLSHSKKGILSMANSGPKTNGSQFFITHKATPWLDNKHTVFGEVVSGIEVVDSIANVAVGQNNKPVDAVIMNKVKIIRNGKEARKFDAVAIMKQYFADEEVREKEALRIEAEREEKLNLATSSFVEAIEGQKKTAKTLASGLKIFTLEEGTGDKPKVGQTANLYYAGYFEDGRLFDSNVEETSTLYGQFNFNRRDQGGYEPMPMQISMDAPMIAGFKEAVMTMKVGQKIRVFIPSHLAYGESGRGPIPASTDLVFDLEMVSIGE; the protein is encoded by the coding sequence ATGAAAAACATTCTTAGTTTATTTCTTATAGCTACTGTTTTAGTAAGCAGTTGTAAATCTAGTAAAACGGCAGATTTAGGTGATGGTATCTTTGCAGATATTGAAACAACACAAGGAGATATCATTGTAAAATTAGAATTTGACAAAACACCAGTTACTGTTGCTAATTTTGTATCTCTTGCCGAAGGAAAAAATCCTTTTGTGACCGATAGCTTAAAAGGTAAAAATTATTATGACGGACTTACGTTTCACCGTGTGATGAAAGATTTTATGATTCAAGGTGGTGACCCTACAGCAAGTGGAATGGGAAACCCTGGATACCGTTTTATTGATGAATTTGCAGATTCTTTAAGCCACAGCAAAAAAGGAATTCTTTCTATGGCTAATTCAGGACCTAAAACAAATGGGAGTCAGTTTTTTATCACCCATAAAGCTACACCTTGGCTAGACAACAAACATACTGTTTTCGGCGAGGTTGTTAGCGGAATAGAAGTAGTCGATAGTATTGCTAATGTAGCTGTAGGCCAGAATAACAAGCCTGTTGATGCGGTGATCATGAACAAAGTGAAAATTATCAGAAATGGTAAAGAAGCTAGAAAATTTGATGCTGTTGCCATAATGAAACAATATTTTGCTGATGAAGAAGTAAGAGAAAAAGAAGCCTTAAGGATAGAAGCAGAACGCGAAGAAAAATTAAATCTTGCAACATCTAGTTTCGTTGAAGCTATAGAAGGTCAGAAAAAAACAGCAAAAACTCTTGCATCTGGTTTAAAGATATTTACGCTAGAGGAAGGAACAGGCGATAAACCTAAAGTTGGTCAGACTGCAAATTTATATTATGCCGGTTATTTTGAAGATGGTCGTTTGTTTGATAGTAACGTTGAAGAAACATCTACCTTATATGGCCAATTTAACTTCAACAGAAGAGATCAAGGTGGCTATGAGCCAATGCCAATGCAAATAAGCATGGATGCACCAATGATTGCAGGTTTCAAAGAAGCTGTAATGACCATGAAAGTAGGTCAAAAAATACGTGTTTTTATTCCCTCGCATTTAGCCTATGGCGAATCTGGTCGTGGTCCAATACCTGCTAGTACTGATTTAGTTTTCGATTTAGAAATGGTAAGTATTGGGGAGTAA
- the gldI gene encoding gliding motility-associated peptidyl-prolyl isomerase GldI, producing MKYLFYLSAFFLLFISCEEPVARRPIRVSTPKLIKSTVERNKDLLALEEKIIAGLVKKDTAHTYIPTTTGSWFYYETKNDSLPYLPQEEDVVTLTYNIMTLTNDTIYSAKEIGIQHIKVNKPSLFKGLRKTFTLLRENEKATFLFPSSLAFGYHGDDNKINPNTPIKSSVEILKIDKYTTNK from the coding sequence ATGAAATATCTGTTTTATTTAAGCGCCTTTTTTTTACTTTTTATTAGCTGTGAAGAGCCTGTTGCGCGCAGACCTATTCGTGTTTCTACACCAAAACTTATAAAATCTACAGTAGAGCGTAATAAAGACCTTTTAGCACTAGAAGAAAAAATTATAGCTGGGTTGGTAAAAAAAGATACTGCACATACCTATATACCAACCACCACTGGATCATGGTTTTATTATGAAACTAAAAATGATTCTTTACCCTACCTGCCCCAAGAAGAAGATGTGGTTACACTAACCTACAACATCATGACACTTACTAATGACACCATCTATTCTGCAAAGGAAATTGGAATACAACATATAAAGGTGAATAAACCTAGCTTATTTAAAGGCCTACGAAAAACATTTACCCTTTTGCGAGAAAATGAAAAGGCTACTTTTCTTTTTCCGTCTTCATTGGCTTTTGGATACCACGGAGATGACAATAAAATTAATCCGAATACCCCTATTAAATCATCAGTAGAGATTTTAAAAATTGATAAATACACAACAAATAAATAG
- a CDS encoding DHH family phosphoesterase: MNSEDISKIKELLSVPQKIVIIPHKNPDGDAIGSTLGLWHYLKNNGQDATVISPNDAPKFLKWMPGSADILNFEAENSQAKKAITEATLIFTLDFNHLGRVGQMHSFLEEATATFIMIDHHQEPSDYALVTYSDVTMSSTCEMVYNFIAYLDDTSKITPEIANCLYTGIMTDTGSFKFSSTTSKTHKIVAELIDKGAENTRIHNLVYDTNSPSRLHLLGCALKNMVILEEFNTAYITLSQDELDTYKYQKGDTEGFVNYGLTLNGIRFAVIFIENKEEGIIKISFRSEGDFSVNEFARAYFHGGGHNNAAGGKSDLSLKETADYFVNLLPKHLKELTK; this comes from the coding sequence ATGAATTCAGAGGACATCAGTAAAATAAAGGAGCTACTTAGCGTTCCACAAAAAATTGTTATTATACCACATAAAAACCCTGATGGCGATGCTATTGGTTCTACTTTAGGACTTTGGCATTACCTAAAAAACAATGGGCAAGACGCTACCGTAATTAGTCCTAATGATGCGCCAAAGTTTTTAAAATGGATGCCTGGCAGTGCTGATATTTTAAATTTTGAGGCAGAAAACTCACAGGCTAAAAAAGCAATTACAGAAGCAACTTTAATTTTCACCTTAGATTTTAATCATTTAGGTAGAGTAGGTCAAATGCACTCTTTTTTAGAAGAAGCTACAGCTACTTTTATTATGATTGATCATCACCAAGAGCCTTCTGATTATGCTTTGGTAACCTACTCTGATGTTACGATGAGTTCTACCTGCGAGATGGTTTATAATTTTATTGCTTATTTAGACGATACCTCTAAAATTACGCCAGAAATTGCAAATTGCCTGTACACAGGAATTATGACGGATACTGGGTCGTTTAAATTTTCATCTACCACCAGTAAAACACACAAAATTGTTGCAGAACTTATTGATAAAGGTGCAGAAAACACCCGCATACACAATCTAGTTTATGATACCAATTCTCCTAGTAGATTACATCTTTTAGGTTGTGCCCTAAAAAATATGGTGATTTTAGAGGAATTTAATACCGCATATATCACCTTAAGTCAAGACGAGCTTGATACTTATAAATATCAAAAAGGAGATACGGAAGGGTTCGTAAATTATGGACTTACGTTAAACGGAATACGTTTTGCCGTAATTTTTATTGAAAATAAAGAGGAAGGTATTATCAAAATATCATTTAGGTCTGAAGGCGATTTTTCTGTGAATGAATTTGCGCGTGCTTATTTTCATGGAGGCGGACATAATAATGCTGCTGGAGGAAAAAGCGACTTATCTTTAAAAGAAACTGCAGACTATTTTGTAAACTTGCTACCGAAACACCTAAAAGAATTAACCAAGTAA
- a CDS encoding alkaline phosphatase D family protein: protein MKRLQNIFYAVFILFGFSPGKAQTDTTAIATTKMADFTIAFGSCNKNSIPNLLWDDILNTHPDVWIWGGDNVYADTDNMQKLQEFYEAQENVEGYKKLKEKVPVIGTWDDHDYGLNDGGVEYKSKKESQQVFLDFFKVPKGSPRRAQEGVYAVHNYETPKGTVKVVVLDTRYFRTALTKDTVTKKRTKPNTYGEGTVLGTTQWEWLANELNTSTADFNILVSSIQVLSNEHGFETWGNFPHEVDKLQKLIADSKAKGVVVLSGDRHISEFSKTPIEGVAYPLIDFTSSGLTHVYSSYSGEANPYRVGAVVSEVSFGTLSFNFETSHIIFKMIGDEGKVLGILEQGFK, encoded by the coding sequence ATGAAGAGATTACAAAACATATTTTATGCTGTGTTTATTTTATTCGGATTTTCCCCAGGGAAGGCTCAGACAGACACAACGGCTATAGCTACAACTAAGATGGCAGATTTTACGATTGCTTTTGGTTCTTGTAATAAAAATTCTATCCCTAATTTATTGTGGGATGATATTTTAAATACCCATCCCGATGTATGGATTTGGGGAGGTGATAATGTGTATGCAGATACGGATAACATGCAGAAGCTTCAGGAATTTTACGAAGCGCAAGAAAATGTTGAAGGATATAAAAAATTAAAGGAAAAAGTTCCTGTGATTGGTACTTGGGATGATCATGATTACGGTTTAAATGATGGTGGAGTAGAGTATAAATCGAAGAAAGAAAGTCAGCAAGTATTCCTAGATTTTTTTAAAGTACCTAAAGGGAGTCCACGTAGAGCCCAAGAAGGCGTGTATGCTGTGCATAATTATGAGACGCCTAAAGGAACTGTAAAAGTAGTGGTGCTAGATACACGTTATTTTAGAACGGCGCTTACTAAAGATACGGTAACTAAGAAAAGAACAAAACCGAATACCTATGGGGAAGGTACTGTTTTAGGAACAACACAATGGGAGTGGTTAGCGAATGAACTGAATACCAGTACGGCAGATTTTAATATTTTAGTGAGTAGCATACAGGTATTATCTAATGAGCATGGTTTTGAAACATGGGGTAATTTTCCGCATGAAGTAGATAAATTACAAAAATTGATTGCTGATTCTAAAGCAAAAGGCGTTGTGGTGCTCTCTGGAGACCGGCATATTTCTGAATTTTCAAAAACGCCTATTGAGGGGGTAGCATATCCTTTGATAGATTTTACGAGTAGCGGACTTACCCATGTGTATTCTTCCTATTCAGGAGAAGCCAATCCATATAGGGTAGGAGCGGTGGTTTCTGAGGTAAGTTTTGGTACTTTGAGTTTTAATTTTGAAACCAGTCATATTATTTTCAAAATGATAGGCGATGAAGGTAAAGTCTTGGGTATCTTGGAACAAGGGTTTAAATAA
- a CDS encoding nucleoside-diphosphate kinase translates to MTNRTFTMLKPDAVQNGHIGAILDKINAAGFKIVAMKYTQLSKRDAQAFYAVHSERPFYGELVDFMSRGPIVAAILEKDNAVEDFRALIGATNPAEAADGTIRKMFATSLGENAVHGSDSDENAAIEGAFHFSGREIF, encoded by the coding sequence ATGACAAATAGAACATTTACAATGCTTAAGCCAGATGCTGTTCAAAACGGACATATTGGTGCTATTCTAGACAAAATTAATGCTGCTGGTTTTAAGATTGTAGCTATGAAATATACGCAATTAAGCAAAAGAGATGCTCAAGCGTTTTACGCTGTTCATAGTGAGCGTCCTTTTTACGGAGAATTGGTAGACTTTATGTCTAGAGGACCAATCGTTGCTGCTATTTTAGAAAAAGATAACGCTGTTGAAGACTTTAGAGCTTTAATTGGTGCTACTAACCCAGCTGAGGCTGCGGATGGTACTATCCGTAAAATGTTTGCTACGTCTCTTGGTGAGAATGCAGTACACGGTTCTGATAGTGATGAGAATGCTGCTATAGAAGGAGCTTTCCATTTTTCTGGAAGAGAGATTTTCTAA